One part of the Paenibacillus silvisoli genome encodes these proteins:
- a CDS encoding SDR family oxidoreductase, with product MGPFAPDLLKGKTVLITGGATGLGRAMGECFLALGARLAIAGRREEVLRQASADMSAPDAPPVFYKACDVRDPAAVHELIDAAEARFGRIDVLVNNAAGNFISPTERLSHRAVDAVLGIVLHGTFYATLELGKRWIAQGRGGTMLNIVTTYASSASGSGYVVPSAAAKAGVLALTRSLAAEWGHHGIRQVAIAPGPFPTEGAWSRLMPTPEIEERLLGRIPLRRVGSPAELAHLAAYLISDYAGYINGEVVTIDGGEWLQGAGQFNGLADVTEEQWDALAELSRGGKQRPVKD from the coding sequence ATGGGACCATTTGCGCCTGATTTGCTGAAAGGTAAAACCGTCCTCATCACGGGAGGCGCGACCGGTCTTGGCCGCGCCATGGGAGAATGCTTCCTCGCGCTCGGCGCCCGGCTTGCTATCGCGGGCCGACGTGAGGAGGTGCTGCGGCAAGCAAGCGCGGACATGAGCGCCCCCGATGCGCCGCCGGTATTTTACAAAGCCTGCGATGTCCGCGACCCCGCGGCCGTTCACGAACTCATCGACGCCGCGGAAGCCCGTTTCGGCCGCATTGACGTGCTGGTCAACAATGCGGCCGGCAATTTCATCAGCCCGACCGAGCGCCTCTCCCATCGGGCCGTCGATGCGGTACTCGGCATTGTTCTGCACGGCACGTTCTACGCGACCCTTGAGCTCGGCAAGCGATGGATCGCTCAGGGACGCGGCGGCACGATGCTGAATATCGTAACTACATACGCCTCCTCCGCCAGCGGCTCCGGCTATGTGGTGCCATCCGCCGCGGCGAAAGCCGGCGTGCTTGCCCTCACCCGCTCGCTTGCCGCCGAGTGGGGGCATCACGGTATTCGGCAGGTCGCCATCGCGCCCGGCCCCTTCCCTACCGAAGGCGCATGGTCGCGCCTGATGCCAACGCCGGAGATCGAAGAGCGGCTGCTTGGCCGCATCCCGCTTAGGCGCGTCGGCAGCCCGGCCGAGCTCGCCCATCTCGCCGCGTACCTCATCTCCGACTATGCCGGCTACATTAACGGCGAAGTCGTTACGATCGACGGCGGCGAATGGCTGCAGGGCGCAGGCCAGTTCAACGGCCTGGCCGACGTGACGGAGGAACAATGGGACGCGCTCGCCGAGCTGTCCCGAGGCGGCAAGCAACGGCCCGTCAAGGACTAG
- a CDS encoding FadR/GntR family transcriptional regulator — MIQIEPVKRLTVTEQIMEQIAQLITNGHLQPGEQLPNERDLAERFGVTRGRVREALRALALIGLITIRAGEGSFVNKQEEPIPPDTIAWMFHREKHNLDEVYAARQLIETEVYLSAAGQLTDGELASLERSLAHMTASTELDAEAFLLLLDEFDLRIGERSDNRIYHKLMQMMIHLRRETSLKLLSVPGAKENSVKQRTAILSALASRNKKQLNAALKGLFATSKQFYADILNSESD, encoded by the coding sequence ATGATACAGATTGAGCCAGTCAAACGGCTTACCGTTACGGAACAAATTATGGAGCAGATCGCCCAGCTCATTACGAACGGCCACCTCCAGCCCGGCGAACAGCTGCCGAACGAGCGCGACCTTGCCGAGCGGTTCGGCGTCACGCGCGGCCGCGTCCGCGAGGCGCTTCGCGCGCTTGCGCTCATTGGCCTGATTACCATCCGCGCTGGCGAAGGCAGCTTCGTCAATAAACAAGAGGAGCCGATTCCGCCCGATACGATCGCATGGATGTTTCACCGGGAAAAGCATAACCTGGACGAAGTGTACGCGGCCCGGCAGCTGATCGAGACCGAGGTCTACCTGTCCGCGGCCGGCCAGCTGACCGATGGGGAGCTCGCTTCGCTGGAGCGGAGTCTTGCGCACATGACCGCTTCCACCGAGCTCGATGCGGAAGCTTTTCTCCTGCTCCTCGATGAATTCGACCTCCGGATCGGCGAACGCTCAGACAACCGGATCTATCACAAGCTGATGCAGATGATGATCCATCTGCGCCGGGAAACGAGCCTGAAGCTGCTCAGCGTGCCCGGCGCGAAGGAAAACAGCGTCAAGCAGCGGACCGCGATTCTGTCCGCCCTCGCCTCCCGCAACAAGAAGCAGCTAAACGCCGCGCTTAAAGGACTCTTCGCGACGTCGAAGCAGTTTTACGCCGATATTTTGAATTCGGAAAGCGACTAG
- a CDS encoding ABC transporter substrate-binding protein yields the protein MTTVLRGITWNHTRGFLPKVATAQRFMETHPGVEIVWEKRSLQAFADEPIEHLAVQYDLLIIDHPWAGFAADKGILVPLEQHVTDAFLADQALHSVGRSHESYCFNGVQTAFAVDAATPVAAYRADLLAEAGVQVPQTWEELLALAKRGKVAFAGIPVDTLMNFYMLCATQGEEPFQAEGRVVSEQIGVQALEQLRELTSLCTEEMLNWNPIRVYEAMSGGDAIAYCPFAYGYSNYSRQGYAPHVLHFTDLVSLGSHGPLRSTLGGTGISVSARSKHAALAVQYAVYMTSPEVQRTVFAEAGGQPGHRSAWVNEELNRRTNGYFQATLPALDRAYLRPRYSGYLDFQDHAGDVVRDYVIKGGRPQQALEQLDRLYRQSVTEAAR from the coding sequence GTGACGACAGTATTGAGGGGCATCACGTGGAACCATACCAGAGGCTTTTTGCCGAAGGTTGCGACCGCGCAGCGTTTTATGGAAACGCATCCAGGCGTAGAAATCGTGTGGGAGAAGCGTTCCTTGCAGGCGTTCGCGGATGAGCCGATCGAGCATCTGGCCGTACAATACGACCTGCTCATTATCGATCATCCGTGGGCGGGGTTCGCGGCGGATAAAGGCATTCTCGTGCCGCTTGAGCAGCATGTAACGGACGCCTTCTTAGCCGATCAGGCGCTCCATTCGGTGGGCCGCTCGCACGAGAGCTATTGCTTCAATGGCGTCCAAACGGCCTTCGCCGTCGATGCGGCGACGCCAGTTGCCGCCTATCGGGCGGATTTGCTGGCCGAAGCCGGGGTCCAAGTGCCGCAAACATGGGAGGAGCTGCTCGCGTTGGCGAAGCGGGGAAAAGTCGCGTTCGCGGGCATTCCTGTCGATACGCTGATGAACTTTTACATGCTGTGCGCGACGCAAGGGGAGGAGCCTTTCCAAGCTGAAGGGCGCGTGGTCAGCGAACAAATCGGGGTGCAGGCGCTGGAGCAGCTTCGCGAGCTAACCTCTTTGTGCACGGAAGAGATGCTGAACTGGAACCCGATTCGGGTGTATGAAGCGATGTCGGGCGGCGATGCGATCGCGTACTGTCCGTTCGCTTACGGCTATTCCAATTATTCGCGTCAGGGGTATGCGCCGCATGTGCTGCATTTTACCGACCTCGTGTCGCTTGGCTCGCACGGTCCGCTTCGCTCGACGCTCGGCGGGACGGGAATCAGCGTATCGGCGAGAAGCAAGCACGCCGCTTTGGCCGTCCAATACGCGGTCTATATGACAAGCCCGGAAGTGCAGCGGACGGTGTTCGCGGAAGCGGGCGGCCAGCCGGGCCACCGGTCGGCTTGGGTGAACGAGGAGCTGAACCGGCGGACGAACGGGTATTTCCAGGCGACGCTGCCGGCATTGGACCGCGCCTATTTGCGCCCGCGTTACAGCGGCTATTTGGATTTTCAAGACCACGCGGGCGATGTCGTGCGGGATTATGTCATCAAGGGCGGCCGGCCGCAGCAGGCGTTGGAGCAGCTTGACCGGTTATATCGGCAATCGGTAACGGAGGCGGCGCGATGA
- a CDS encoding CaiB/BaiF CoA transferase family protein, translating into MKPLEGLLVLDFSQFLAGPSAALRLGDLGARVIKIERPVTGELNRQLSIKNRMVDGDSMLFHTINRSKESYAANLKDSEDLECVRALIKQADVLIENFRPGTMEKLGLGYDAVKALNGGIVYATVTGYGGEGPWRDKPGQDLLIQSLSGLAWLNGNADQPPVPFGLAVADMFAGAHLAQGILACLVRRGRTGEGGRVEVSLLESALDLQFEVLTTHLNDGGELPQRSAVNSAHAYLGAPYGIYETAGGGYIALAMGSVIRLGELLACKELAAYQDPKSWFTERDDIKRILVNHMRTRSTEDWLAVLEPADYWCADVLTWERLFAHEGFRALGMVQEIGRPDGTGRLRTTRCPIRINGERLFDDRAAPKVGEHNAAIERQYQLRSAVPDGGEGNRDGA; encoded by the coding sequence ATGAAACCATTAGAGGGATTATTGGTACTCGATTTCAGCCAGTTTCTGGCCGGTCCGTCAGCGGCGCTGCGGCTTGGCGATCTTGGCGCGCGAGTGATTAAGATCGAACGGCCGGTTACGGGCGAGCTGAATCGGCAGCTGTCGATCAAGAACCGGATGGTGGACGGCGACAGCATGCTTTTTCATACGATCAACCGGAGCAAGGAGAGCTACGCCGCCAATTTGAAGGACAGCGAGGACCTCGAGTGCGTGCGGGCGCTTATCAAGCAGGCGGATGTGCTGATCGAGAACTTCCGCCCGGGCACGATGGAGAAGCTGGGACTCGGGTATGATGCGGTCAAAGCATTGAACGGCGGCATCGTGTATGCCACCGTGACCGGCTATGGCGGAGAAGGACCGTGGAGAGACAAACCGGGCCAGGATCTGCTGATCCAGTCGTTGTCGGGGCTCGCTTGGCTGAACGGCAATGCGGATCAGCCGCCGGTACCGTTCGGGCTAGCGGTCGCGGATATGTTCGCCGGCGCTCATCTGGCACAGGGCATCCTTGCCTGTCTCGTTCGCCGCGGACGGACCGGTGAGGGCGGCCGGGTCGAGGTCAGCCTGCTGGAGTCGGCGCTCGATCTCCAATTCGAGGTGCTGACGACGCACTTGAACGACGGCGGCGAGCTGCCGCAGCGCAGCGCCGTGAATAGCGCGCACGCCTATTTAGGGGCGCCATATGGCATCTATGAGACGGCGGGCGGCGGTTACATCGCGCTGGCGATGGGCTCCGTGATCCGGCTCGGCGAGCTGCTGGCATGCAAGGAGCTAGCCGCTTATCAGGATCCGAAGTCGTGGTTCACGGAGCGGGACGACATCAAGCGCATTCTCGTGAACCACATGCGGACGCGCAGCACCGAGGATTGGCTCGCCGTGCTGGAGCCGGCCGATTATTGGTGCGCGGATGTGCTGACATGGGAGCGGCTGTTTGCCCATGAAGGCTTCCGAGCGCTCGGCATGGTGCAGGAGATCGGCCGTCCGGACGGCACGGGACGGCTTCGGACGACGCGCTGCCCGATCCGCATCAACGGCGAGCGGTTGTTCGACGATCGGGCGGCGCCGAAGGTCGGCGAGCATAACGCGGCGATCGAGCGGCAGTACCAGCTCCGCAGCGCCGTACCGGACGGGGGCGAAGGCAATCGTGACGGAGCATAG
- a CDS encoding CaiB/BaiF CoA transferase family protein has product MTEHSGNSAAAETNAQLPLAGLLVLDFGQFLSAPSAALRLADLGARVIKVERAGSGDICRRLYISNMELDGDSTLFHAINRNKESFSADLRNPADAEEVLALIRQADVLIQNFRPGVMERLGLHYEAVQAVNPAIVYGEITGYGHEGPWVGKPGQDLLVQSVSGLTGLREDSDEPPMPQGLALTDMIAGAHLAQGILSCLVRRAVTGRGAHVAVSLLESALDLQADEITARLTAGAETPSGPAHQPVRQSIFAVKDGYVAAVANGQAAADVAISTAEASAMSADERIAALEPADYDCAKVLSWTELREEPHFRQLDMVQQVTRAGGTPMRTTCCPIRIDGARLRSEKGSPRVGEHTEAIRQEWIHKLKEDTTR; this is encoded by the coding sequence GTGACGGAGCATAGCGGTAATAGCGCAGCCGCCGAAACGAATGCGCAGCTGCCATTGGCCGGCTTGCTGGTGCTGGATTTCGGCCAGTTTCTGTCCGCTCCGTCCGCCGCGCTCCGGTTGGCCGATCTGGGCGCTCGCGTCATCAAGGTGGAGCGGGCGGGGAGCGGCGATATTTGCCGCCGCTTGTACATCTCCAACATGGAGCTGGACGGCGACAGCACGCTGTTCCATGCGATTAACCGCAATAAGGAAAGCTTCTCGGCCGATTTGCGCAATCCTGCGGACGCCGAGGAGGTACTGGCGCTCATCCGGCAAGCCGATGTGCTCATTCAAAATTTCCGCCCGGGCGTCATGGAGCGGCTGGGCCTTCATTATGAAGCGGTGCAGGCCGTCAATCCGGCCATCGTGTACGGCGAAATTACCGGCTACGGCCATGAGGGGCCATGGGTCGGCAAGCCGGGCCAGGACCTGCTCGTGCAATCCGTGTCGGGCCTGACCGGCCTGCGCGAAGACAGCGACGAACCGCCGATGCCGCAGGGGCTGGCGCTGACCGATATGATCGCGGGCGCGCATCTGGCGCAGGGCATCTTGAGCTGCCTCGTGCGCAGAGCCGTGACCGGCCGCGGGGCGCATGTCGCGGTCAGCCTGCTGGAATCGGCGCTTGATTTGCAGGCCGATGAAATTACGGCGCGGTTGACGGCGGGAGCGGAAACGCCGAGTGGGCCGGCGCATCAACCCGTACGGCAAAGCATCTTTGCCGTGAAGGACGGGTATGTGGCTGCGGTTGCAAACGGCCAAGCAGCCGCGGACGTCGCTATTAGCACAGCCGAGGCCAGCGCGATGTCAGCCGATGAGCGCATCGCAGCGCTCGAGCCAGCAGATTACGACTGTGCCAAAGTGCTCAGCTGGACGGAGCTGCGCGAAGAGCCGCATTTCCGGCAGCTCGACATGGTGCAGCAGGTGACGAGAGCGGGCGGCACGCCGATGCGGACGACCTGCTGTCCGATTCGCATCGACGGCGCGCGGCTTCGCTCCGAGAAAGGCTCGCCGCGCGTTGGCGAGCATACGGAAGCGATCCGGCAAGAATGGATTCATAAATTAAAGGAGGATACCACCCGATGA
- a CDS encoding amidohydrolase family protein produces MSRKIDAHQHFWHLEKVAYPWLDPMFGSICRTIEAPELEPLLKAAGIDQTVIVQAMNSYEDTDYMLQVAEERDWVAGVVGWVPLNMPDIADKKLRHYAQNRYFKGVRHLIHEEKDPDYIVRPSVIEGLRVLASYGMTFDLVAVFPNHLKHAPLLAKEVPNLRIVIDHLAKPPIKERAMGEWAEQLARAAQYENVYAKVSGLNTAAADSDNWTAEDLQPYIDYAMEQFGAERLMFGSDWPVANLAGDYAKVWAETNRALERYSEAQRDAVLGGTAAAFYNL; encoded by the coding sequence ATGAGCAGGAAAATCGACGCGCATCAGCACTTTTGGCATTTGGAGAAAGTGGCTTATCCTTGGCTTGATCCGATGTTCGGCAGCATTTGCCGCACCATCGAAGCTCCTGAACTGGAGCCGCTGCTGAAGGCGGCGGGCATCGACCAAACCGTTATCGTGCAGGCGATGAACAGCTACGAGGATACGGACTACATGCTGCAGGTCGCCGAGGAACGCGACTGGGTAGCCGGAGTCGTGGGCTGGGTGCCGCTCAACATGCCGGATATCGCGGACAAGAAGCTTCGCCATTACGCGCAAAACCGCTATTTTAAAGGCGTTCGCCACCTCATCCACGAGGAAAAGGACCCTGACTACATCGTGCGACCGTCCGTTATCGAAGGCTTGCGCGTGCTCGCCTCCTACGGCATGACGTTCGATCTCGTCGCCGTCTTCCCGAATCACCTCAAGCATGCGCCGCTGCTGGCGAAGGAAGTGCCGAACCTGCGAATCGTCATCGACCATTTGGCGAAGCCGCCGATCAAGGAGCGGGCGATGGGCGAGTGGGCGGAGCAGCTTGCGCGGGCTGCGCAATACGAGAACGTGTACGCCAAAGTATCCGGCCTCAACACGGCTGCCGCGGATTCGGATAACTGGACGGCCGAGGACCTTCAGCCGTACATCGACTATGCCATGGAACAGTTCGGCGCGGAACGGCTCATGTTCGGCAGCGACTGGCCCGTCGCTAATCTGGCCGGCGATTACGCCAAAGTGTGGGCGGAGACGAACCGTGCGCTGGAGCGCTATTCCGAAGCGCAGCGGGATGCGGTCCTCGGCGGTACCGCAGCGGCATTTTACAACCTATAG
- a CDS encoding L-rhamnose mutarotase, whose product MKRYGSVIQVKPDRLEEYKRLHAAVWPEVLERIKASHIQNYSIYFKDGCLFSYFEYTGDDYEKDMALMAADEATQRWWDVCKPCQQPLETRADGEWWADMEEVFHLD is encoded by the coding sequence ATGAAACGATACGGCAGCGTTATTCAAGTGAAGCCTGACAGGCTCGAGGAATATAAGCGGCTTCACGCCGCGGTATGGCCGGAGGTGCTGGAGCGGATCAAGGCGAGCCATATTCAGAACTATTCGATCTACTTCAAAGACGGCTGCTTGTTCAGCTATTTCGAATATACCGGCGACGATTACGAGAAAGACATGGCGCTGATGGCGGCCGACGAAGCGACGCAGCGCTGGTGGGACGTATGCAAGCCGTGCCAGCAGCCGCTCGAGACAAGAGCGGATGGCGAATGGTGGGCGGACATGGAAGAAGTATTCCATCTGGATTAG
- a CDS encoding MaoC family dehydratase, translating into MRSVFFEDYEAGSTRSTFGRTITETDVVMHAGQTGDFYPHHMDAEWCKTQPFGQRIAHGTLIFSVGVGMSAGEMNPEAFSYGYDKLRFVKPVFIGDTISVQITISEKRDYPKRPSYGVVVERVEVVNQHLETVLVCDHLLLVNRKEQLPT; encoded by the coding sequence ATGAGAAGCGTATTTTTCGAAGATTATGAGGCAGGTTCGACAAGAAGCACGTTCGGGCGCACGATTACGGAGACGGACGTCGTGATGCACGCCGGGCAAACCGGCGACTTCTATCCGCATCACATGGATGCGGAATGGTGCAAAACGCAGCCGTTCGGCCAGCGGATCGCGCACGGCACGCTCATCTTCAGCGTAGGCGTCGGCATGTCGGCGGGCGAGATGAATCCGGAAGCTTTTTCCTACGGGTACGATAAGCTGCGGTTCGTGAAGCCGGTCTTTATCGGGGATACGATTTCGGTGCAGATTACGATTTCGGAGAAGCGGGACTACCCGAAGCGGCCGTCGTATGGCGTCGTCGTGGAACGCGTGGAAGTCGTGAACCAGCATTTGGAAACGGTACTCGTCTGCGACCATCTGCTGCTCGTTAACAGAAAAGAACAATTGCCAACCTAA
- a CDS encoding helix-turn-helix domain-containing protein, with product MFNVMIVEDEMLVRLGFKNSVEWDKYGMTVCADAANGREAWEYYTNSVKPDVIITDLKMPIMGGIELIKKVREQDERTRIVILSCMEDFDLIRQAMQLGISSYILKLTMTEEEIHNVLTRVREELGTQKTIGASKGIIHDPDVLKENIIKNFVFYHLYSKEEFARHIDQLKLRLQPERLVVCMMEIDHFEQVQTKFNDEKGELIRVTFLNVLNELLAQSQRGEVVSDEDKRYMFIFSFRDMASEYQIREEINAIMTQIQKVLGRFFNISATFGISGMKSGYASLHALYKESERAVAQKFFYGTERLLFLGDMETEATDEIVRRKLNQFHEKWSMVEETAQKDVEAIVQSFLASGRLRQEQDIRKLFVRLLHCPSVTATLSETEVTTIVSTYGEEMQRCETLDEAANAYSRFLTEVIATGGVKKQLSKDIAHAVRFIQEHYGEDISLQQIAQHLELSPNYLSALFKKELNMNFSEYLNRLRLEKAKELLLGTNMKSYEVAQQVGFSDDSYFSRAFKKHTGVRPNGFRKLWINDWTGAADSYDS from the coding sequence ATGTTCAACGTCATGATCGTTGAAGACGAAATGCTCGTCCGGCTCGGCTTCAAAAATTCCGTGGAATGGGACAAATACGGGATGACCGTTTGCGCCGACGCGGCCAACGGCCGGGAAGCGTGGGAATATTACACGAACAGCGTCAAGCCGGACGTGATCATTACCGATCTGAAGATGCCCATCATGGGCGGCATCGAGCTCATTAAGAAGGTCCGCGAGCAGGATGAACGTACCCGCATCGTCATTTTGTCGTGCATGGAGGATTTCGATCTCATCCGGCAAGCGATGCAGCTGGGCATCTCCAGTTATATTTTGAAATTGACGATGACGGAGGAGGAGATCCATAATGTGCTGACTCGGGTTCGGGAGGAGCTGGGCACGCAGAAGACGATCGGCGCCTCGAAAGGCATCATCCACGATCCCGATGTGTTGAAAGAAAATATCATTAAAAATTTCGTGTTCTACCACCTCTACTCGAAGGAAGAGTTCGCCCGCCATATCGATCAGCTGAAGCTGCGGCTCCAGCCGGAACGGCTTGTCGTGTGCATGATGGAGATCGATCATTTCGAGCAGGTGCAAACGAAATTCAACGACGAGAAGGGCGAGCTCATCCGCGTGACGTTTCTGAACGTACTCAACGAGCTGCTCGCGCAATCGCAGCGCGGCGAAGTCGTATCGGACGAGGATAAACGGTATATGTTCATCTTCAGCTTCCGCGATATGGCGAGCGAATACCAGATTCGCGAAGAAATAAACGCGATTATGACGCAAATTCAGAAGGTTCTCGGGCGATTCTTCAACATCTCCGCCACGTTCGGCATCAGCGGCATGAAGAGCGGCTATGCGTCGCTGCATGCGCTGTACAAGGAGAGCGAGAGGGCCGTCGCGCAAAAATTTTTCTACGGAACGGAGCGGCTGCTCTTTCTCGGCGACATGGAAACCGAGGCGACCGACGAGATCGTCCGCCGAAAGCTGAACCAATTCCATGAAAAATGGTCCATGGTGGAAGAAACCGCGCAGAAGGACGTGGAAGCCATCGTGCAATCGTTCCTCGCTTCCGGACGGCTGCGTCAGGAGCAGGACATCCGCAAGCTGTTCGTCCGGCTGCTGCACTGCCCGTCGGTGACGGCCACGCTGAGCGAAACGGAAGTAACCACGATCGTATCGACGTACGGCGAAGAGATGCAGCGGTGCGAGACGCTCGATGAAGCGGCAAACGCTTACAGCCGGTTTTTGACCGAAGTTATCGCCACGGGCGGCGTCAAGAAGCAGCTGAGCAAGGATATTGCCCATGCGGTCCGTTTTATCCAGGAGCATTATGGCGAAGACATCTCCTTGCAGCAGATCGCGCAGCATTTGGAGCTGTCGCCGAACTATTTGAGCGCGCTGTTCAAGAAAGAGCTGAACATGAATTTCTCCGAGTACTTGAACCGGCTCCGGCTGGAGAAGGCCAAGGAGCTGCTGCTCGGCACGAACATGAAATCCTACGAGGTCGCGCAGCAGGTCGGCTTCAGCGATGACAGCTATTTCAGCCGCGCGTTCAAGAAGCATACGGGGGTTCGGCCAAACGGCTTCCGCAAATTGTGGATTAACGACTGGACGGGAGCGGCTGATTCCTATGATAGCTAA
- a CDS encoding cache domain-containing sensor histidine kinase, giving the protein MIAKRLRIRPFRLSGFSLKGQLILSFLAVTMLVLSISWYYSYTKMMDIFETRTQETTLSQFRQIEMNTLTLLHEVDKLSKTFLMEGKVQTFLQSDKLSNLEFISLERDIMERINQYLTTYNYLDSIYIFAENGTVIGGTLTQSQSTADMGRSYPFYSSALYEQVKASFPQSVWRGGTTTLDFMRSSIPDGLTNARLISSLRGVRWIGGSQMSAELVFNVNERYFNSSYGSLQSSPNGSMHIVDGIGKVISSTIENTINGLYQFNDELAPEKAFGSFSASRGETHEQIIYYRMKETGWILVNEVPTELYSKDIKLIGRFTAAVFLLSLILIVVIASLWMNRIMKSLQQLIKGMKNVGRGNIGMTLPQASNREIGQLIEQFNNMSTGILELINQNEETERTKRQLEIEALQSQINPHFLYNTLNTVKWMAAIAKAPNIMECMTSLGNMLRPIYYDPSPLWSIQEEIQFVQNYINIMNFRYGEEMKFEFDVPERLIHCQTLRFMIQPSIENALIHGEMHKGVIHISVKEHGHDLLVVVRDTCGGMPPDKVEQVNRNIQSQLGGDGSSKGIGLNNVNKRIRLHFGERYGIEVQSMEGVETQVLMTIPVIYSSAAS; this is encoded by the coding sequence ATGATAGCTAAACGTCTTCGGATACGGCCATTCCGGCTGTCCGGCTTCTCGCTCAAAGGCCAGCTTATCCTTTCGTTCTTGGCCGTTACGATGCTCGTTTTATCGATCAGCTGGTACTACAGCTACACGAAAATGATGGACATCTTCGAAACGCGCACGCAGGAAACGACGTTATCGCAATTTCGTCAAATCGAAATGAATACGCTTACACTTCTTCATGAGGTCGATAAGCTGTCCAAAACCTTTCTGATGGAGGGCAAGGTGCAAACCTTCCTCCAGAGCGACAAGCTGTCTAATCTTGAATTCATTTCGCTCGAGCGCGACATTATGGAGCGAATCAACCAATATCTCACGACCTATAACTACTTGGATTCCATCTATATTTTCGCGGAAAACGGCACGGTCATCGGCGGCACGCTCACGCAAAGCCAAAGCACGGCCGATATGGGGCGAAGCTACCCGTTCTACAGCTCCGCGCTCTATGAGCAGGTCAAAGCGAGCTTCCCGCAATCGGTTTGGCGCGGCGGCACGACGACGCTGGACTTCATGCGCAGCTCCATTCCGGATGGTCTGACGAATGCCCGGCTGATCTCGTCGCTTCGCGGCGTGAGATGGATCGGCGGCAGTCAAATGAGCGCGGAGCTGGTGTTTAACGTCAACGAGCGGTACTTCAACTCCTCATACGGCAGCCTGCAAAGCTCGCCGAACGGCTCCATGCATATCGTCGACGGCATCGGCAAAGTCATTTCGAGCACGATCGAGAATACGATTAACGGCCTGTACCAGTTCAACGATGAGCTTGCGCCCGAGAAGGCGTTCGGAAGCTTCTCCGCTAGCCGGGGCGAGACGCACGAGCAGATCATTTATTACCGGATGAAGGAAACCGGCTGGATTCTCGTCAACGAGGTGCCGACCGAGCTGTACTCGAAGGATATTAAGCTGATCGGGCGCTTTACCGCTGCCGTTTTCTTATTGTCGCTCATTCTGATCGTCGTCATTGCATCGCTTTGGATGAACCGGATCATGAAATCGCTTCAACAGCTGATCAAAGGGATGAAGAACGTCGGCCGCGGCAACATCGGCATGACGCTGCCGCAGGCGTCAAACCGGGAAATCGGACAGCTCATCGAGCAGTTTAACAATATGTCGACGGGCATTCTGGAGCTCATCAACCAGAACGAGGAGACGGAGCGAACGAAGCGTCAGCTAGAGATCGAAGCGCTCCAGTCGCAAATCAATCCTCATTTTCTGTATAACACGCTCAATACGGTCAAATGGATGGCGGCGATCGCGAAGGCGCCGAACATTATGGAATGCATGACCAGCTTAGGCAATATGCTGCGGCCGATCTACTACGATCCGTCGCCGCTTTGGTCCATCCAAGAGGAAATCCAATTCGTGCAAAACTATATCAACATCATGAATTTCCGGTACGGCGAAGAAATGAAGTTCGAGTTCGACGTGCCGGAACGGCTGATTCACTGCCAGACGCTCCGTTTTATGATCCAGCCCTCCATCGAGAACGCGCTGATTCATGGCGAAATGCATAAAGGCGTCATCCATATCTCCGTTAAGGAGCACGGACATGATTTGCTCGTCGTCGTGCGCGACACCTGCGGCGGCATGCCGCCGGACAAAGTCGAGCAGGTCAACCGCAATATTCAATCGCAGCTGGGCGGCGACGGGTCTTCCAAAGGCATCGGGCTGAACAACGTGAACAAGCGGATCCGGCTTCATTTCGGCGAACGGTATGGCATTGAGGTGCAAAGCATGGAAGGGGTCGAAACGCAAGTACTGATGACGATCCCCGTCATTTACAGCAGCGCGGCTTCTTAG